One window of the Pseudarthrobacter sp. ATCC 49987 genome contains the following:
- a CDS encoding CoA-acylating methylmalonate-semialdehyde dehydrogenase produces the protein MTTVTTNTIHHFINGAETAGVGTRTQPVYNPATGAVAAELRLANRADLDATVAAARAAADSWGDISLAKRTAVLFKFRELVAAHVDDLAELITAEHGKVLSDAKGEIGRGLEVIEFACGIPQLLKGDYSDQVSTGIDVFSFREPLGVVAGITPFNFPVMVPLWMAPMAIATGNAFILKPSERDPSASMLLAKLWKDAGLPDGVFQVLHGDKETVEGLLTHPDVDGISFVGSTPIAQYVHETATKHGKRVQALGGAKNHAIIMPDADLDNAADHLAAAAFGSAGERCMAISVAVAVGEAADLLVKKVEERALAVKVNNGTVPDAEMGPVITPASKDRIVRIVTEAETAGAAMVVDGRGLVVPGHEDGFWIGPTVLDHVKTEMTAYSEEIFGPVLVVVRVEDLDAGIALINANPYGNGTAIFTSSGANARKFQRSVTVGMIGINVPLPVPVAYHSFGGWKASLFGDKHMYGPDGVSFYTRGKVVTSRWPEPTHVSGASYNFPSN, from the coding sequence ATGACCACCGTCACCACCAACACCATCCACCACTTCATCAACGGCGCCGAAACCGCAGGCGTCGGCACCCGCACCCAGCCCGTCTACAACCCCGCCACCGGTGCCGTCGCCGCAGAGCTGCGGCTGGCCAACCGGGCCGACTTGGACGCCACCGTCGCCGCCGCCCGCGCGGCCGCCGACAGCTGGGGCGACATCTCCCTCGCCAAGCGCACCGCCGTCCTGTTCAAGTTCCGCGAACTCGTCGCTGCCCACGTGGACGACCTCGCCGAGCTGATCACGGCCGAGCACGGCAAAGTCCTCTCCGACGCCAAGGGCGAGATCGGCCGCGGACTGGAGGTCATCGAATTCGCGTGCGGCATCCCGCAACTGCTCAAGGGCGACTACTCAGACCAGGTCTCCACGGGGATCGATGTGTTCTCCTTCCGCGAGCCGCTCGGCGTCGTCGCCGGCATCACCCCGTTCAACTTCCCGGTTATGGTGCCGCTGTGGATGGCGCCGATGGCGATCGCCACGGGCAACGCCTTCATCCTCAAGCCCTCCGAACGCGACCCCTCCGCCTCAATGCTGCTGGCCAAGCTGTGGAAGGACGCGGGCCTGCCCGACGGCGTCTTCCAGGTCCTGCACGGCGACAAGGAAACCGTCGAAGGCCTCCTCACCCACCCGGACGTGGACGGCATCTCCTTCGTCGGCTCCACCCCCATCGCCCAGTACGTCCACGAAACCGCCACCAAGCACGGCAAGCGCGTCCAGGCCCTGGGCGGGGCGAAGAACCACGCCATCATCATGCCCGACGCCGACCTCGACAACGCCGCGGACCACCTCGCCGCCGCCGCCTTCGGCTCCGCCGGCGAACGCTGCATGGCCATCTCGGTCGCCGTCGCCGTCGGCGAGGCCGCCGATCTGCTGGTCAAAAAAGTCGAGGAGCGCGCGCTCGCCGTCAAGGTCAACAACGGCACCGTGCCCGACGCCGAAATGGGCCCGGTCATCACGCCGGCCTCCAAGGACCGCATCGTCCGGATCGTCACCGAAGCCGAAACCGCCGGTGCCGCGATGGTGGTGGACGGCCGCGGCCTCGTGGTCCCCGGCCACGAGGACGGCTTCTGGATCGGTCCCACCGTCCTGGACCACGTCAAGACCGAAATGACCGCGTACAGCGAGGAAATCTTCGGCCCCGTCCTCGTCGTCGTCCGGGTCGAGGACCTCGACGCCGGCATCGCGCTGATCAACGCCAACCCCTACGGCAACGGTACCGCCATCTTCACCTCCTCGGGCGCCAACGCCCGCAAGTTCCAGCGCTCCGTCACGGTGGGCATGATCGGCATCAACGTGCCGCTGCCCGTCCCGGTGGCCTACCACTCCTTCGGCGGCTGGAAGGCCTCCCTGTTCGGCGACAAGCACATGTACGGTCCCGACGGAGTGTCCTTTTACACCCGAGGCAAGGTGGTCACCTCCCGCTGGCCCGAACCGACCCACGTCTCGGGCGCCTCCTACAACTTCCCCTCCAACTAA
- the iolD gene encoding 3D-(3,5/4)-trihydroxycyclohexane-1,2-dione acylhydrolase (decyclizing): MTVAQAVVEYLSQQYTVDSIGGQDYRERLIPGTFGIFGHGNVAGVGQALKQYQQLDPTIMPYYQGRNEQAQAHQAVGYARHTRRRQTFAISTSIGPGSSNLLTGAALATTNRLPVLLLPSDTFATRAADPVLQQLEQPYAYDITVNDAFRPLSKFFDRVSRPEQLFSAFHHGLRVLTDPAETGAVTISLPQDVQAEAFDVPEEFLAEREWRIRRPDADDEDVRRAADAIRAAKRPLIIAGGGVLYAYANEELAKFVELTGIPVGNTQAGVGVLPWDHKFSLGAIGSTGTTAANAIAAEADLIIGIGTRYEDFTTASRTAFQNPDVKFININVAAIDAYKHGTSLPIVADARRALIKLNQALGGYRIGADLEQQIANEKTRWNATVDEAFDTRFTPLPAQNEIIGATSRAMDAQDVVICAAGSLPGDLHKMWRVRDPFGYHVEYAYSCMGYEIPGGLGVKRAALAEAAKGGAQRDVVVMVGDGSYLMMHTELVTAVAERIKLIVVLIQNHGYASIGSLSESLGSQRFGTQYRALDEEHHSFDDGDRLPVDLALNAESLGVKVIRIEPGEKVIAELEQAVRDAKAAPERGGPIVIHVESDPLLDAPSSESWWDVPVSQVSELDSTKQAFQTYVDHKSRQRKLLG; encoded by the coding sequence ATGACAGTCGCCCAGGCGGTCGTCGAATACCTGTCCCAGCAGTACACCGTCGATTCAATCGGCGGCCAGGACTATCGGGAGCGGCTGATCCCGGGAACTTTCGGGATCTTCGGCCACGGCAATGTTGCCGGCGTCGGCCAGGCCCTCAAGCAGTACCAGCAGCTGGATCCCACGATCATGCCGTACTACCAGGGCCGCAACGAACAGGCCCAGGCCCACCAGGCGGTCGGCTACGCCCGCCACACCCGGCGCCGCCAGACCTTCGCGATCAGCACCTCGATCGGCCCGGGTTCCTCGAACCTGCTGACCGGCGCGGCCCTGGCCACGACCAACCGGCTGCCCGTACTCCTGTTGCCGAGCGATACCTTCGCCACCCGCGCCGCGGACCCCGTCCTGCAGCAGCTCGAGCAGCCCTACGCCTACGACATCACGGTCAACGACGCCTTCCGGCCCCTCTCGAAGTTCTTCGACCGCGTCTCCCGGCCCGAGCAGCTGTTCTCCGCTTTCCACCACGGCCTCCGTGTCCTCACCGACCCGGCCGAAACCGGTGCCGTAACCATCTCGCTGCCCCAGGACGTCCAGGCCGAGGCCTTCGACGTGCCGGAGGAATTCCTCGCCGAACGCGAATGGCGGATCCGCCGCCCGGACGCCGACGACGAGGACGTCCGCCGCGCCGCCGACGCCATCCGCGCCGCCAAGCGCCCGCTCATCATCGCCGGCGGCGGCGTGCTCTACGCCTACGCCAACGAGGAACTCGCGAAGTTCGTCGAACTGACCGGCATCCCGGTGGGCAACACCCAGGCCGGCGTCGGTGTCCTGCCCTGGGACCACAAATTCTCCCTCGGCGCGATCGGCTCCACCGGCACGACGGCGGCCAACGCCATCGCAGCCGAGGCGGACCTCATCATCGGCATCGGCACGCGCTACGAGGACTTCACCACCGCATCCCGGACCGCGTTCCAGAACCCGGACGTGAAGTTCATCAACATCAACGTCGCCGCGATCGACGCCTACAAACACGGCACCTCGCTGCCGATCGTCGCCGACGCCCGCAGGGCCCTCATCAAGCTGAACCAGGCCCTCGGCGGCTACCGGATCGGCGCCGACCTGGAACAGCAGATCGCGAACGAGAAGACCCGCTGGAACGCCACCGTGGACGAAGCCTTCGACACCCGCTTCACCCCGCTCCCGGCCCAGAACGAGATCATCGGCGCCACAAGCCGTGCCATGGACGCCCAGGACGTCGTCATCTGCGCCGCCGGCTCCCTCCCGGGCGACCTGCACAAAATGTGGCGCGTCCGGGACCCGTTCGGATACCATGTCGAATACGCCTACTCCTGCATGGGCTACGAAATCCCCGGCGGTCTCGGCGTCAAGCGTGCCGCGCTGGCAGAAGCCGCGAAGGGCGGGGCACAGCGCGACGTTGTCGTGATGGTGGGGGACGGCTCCTACCTCATGATGCACACCGAACTGGTCACCGCCGTCGCCGAGCGGATCAAGCTGATCGTGGTCCTGATCCAGAACCACGGCTACGCCTCCATCGGCTCACTCTCCGAATCCCTCGGCTCCCAGCGCTTCGGCACCCAGTACCGGGCCCTGGACGAGGAGCACCACAGCTTCGACGACGGCGACCGGCTCCCCGTGGACCTGGCCCTGAACGCCGAAAGCCTCGGCGTGAAAGTGATCCGGATCGAACCGGGGGAGAAGGTCATCGCCGAGCTCGAACAGGCCGTTCGCGATGCCAAAGCGGCCCCCGAGCGCGGCGGCCCGATCGTCATCCACGTTGAATCCGACCCGCTGCTGGACGCGCCCAGTTCCGAGTCCTGGTGGGACGTTCCGGTCTCCCAGGTCTCCGAGCTCGACTCCACGAAACAAGCCTTCCAGACCTACGTCGACCACAAGAGCCGCCAGCGCAAGCTGCTCGGCTGA
- a CDS encoding MarR family winged helix-turn-helix transcriptional regulator has protein sequence MGIKDDAVEVRAQGWRTLAALHGLIEAELERALQAVAQLSVVEYTVLDALSRQDGWHMRMQQLARATALSASATTRLVNRLEDRGLLTRILCADDRRGIYTELTPSGIKLLEAARPSHDATLERALAEAQDIPELAPLVDALPKLHAAV, from the coding sequence ATGGGCATCAAGGACGACGCCGTCGAGGTCCGGGCGCAAGGCTGGCGGACCCTGGCGGCCCTGCACGGACTGATCGAGGCCGAGCTGGAGCGCGCACTGCAGGCCGTGGCGCAACTGTCCGTCGTGGAGTACACCGTATTGGATGCGTTGAGCCGCCAGGACGGCTGGCATATGCGGATGCAGCAGCTGGCCCGCGCCACTGCACTGAGCGCCAGCGCCACTACCCGTCTGGTCAACCGGCTCGAGGACCGGGGCCTGCTGACCCGGATCCTTTGTGCCGATGACCGCCGGGGAATCTACACCGAGCTCACCCCGAGTGGCATCAAGCTGCTGGAGGCAGCCCGGCCCAGCCACGACGCGACGCTGGAGCGTGCGCTGGCCGAGGCGCAGGACATACCGGAGCTCGCGCCCCTGGTCGACGCCCTCCCCAAGCTGCACGCCGCCGTTTAG
- a CDS encoding Cgl0159 family (beta/alpha)8-fold protein, protein MSVNHAAATLTVDDDPRRYEHLSIIRLEDPAAISRAAKARRRHPGVKAGKQNFIVAADHPARGALAVGSDPVAMADRRQLLDRLQIALANPDVDGVLASPDIMDDLLLLGALEGKLLFGSMNRGGLSGLVNELDDRFTGHTAAALEALGADGGKMLTRICLGDPDTVATLEATAKAIDSLSERRLIAMVEPFLSVREHGRVRNDLSTNAVIKSVAIAEGLGSSSAYTWMKLPVVAEMERVMASTTLPTVLLGGDPDSSQDEVFASWQDALALPGVQGLTVGRTLLYPQDGDVAGAVATAASLLHHTESTRTESTRAAEVSE, encoded by the coding sequence GTGAGTGTCAACCACGCCGCCGCCACCCTCACGGTGGACGACGATCCCCGCCGTTACGAGCACCTGAGCATCATCCGGCTCGAGGATCCGGCTGCGATCTCCCGTGCCGCGAAGGCCCGCCGCCGCCATCCCGGCGTCAAGGCCGGCAAACAGAACTTCATCGTCGCCGCCGACCACCCGGCCCGCGGTGCGCTTGCGGTCGGCAGCGATCCCGTGGCCATGGCCGACCGCCGCCAGTTGCTGGACCGGCTCCAGATCGCCCTGGCCAACCCGGATGTGGACGGTGTCCTGGCTTCCCCGGACATCATGGACGACCTGCTCCTGCTGGGCGCGCTCGAGGGCAAGCTGCTCTTCGGCTCGATGAACCGCGGCGGGCTCTCCGGCCTCGTGAATGAACTCGACGACCGCTTCACCGGCCACACCGCGGCCGCCCTCGAAGCCCTCGGCGCCGACGGCGGCAAGATGCTCACGCGCATCTGCCTCGGCGACCCGGACACTGTGGCCACGCTCGAGGCAACGGCCAAAGCCATCGACTCCCTCTCCGAGCGCAGGCTCATCGCGATGGTGGAGCCGTTCCTCTCCGTCCGCGAGCACGGCAGGGTCCGCAACGACCTGTCCACCAACGCCGTCATCAAGTCCGTCGCCATCGCCGAGGGCCTGGGCTCCAGCAGCGCCTACACCTGGATGAAACTTCCCGTGGTGGCCGAAATGGAGCGCGTCATGGCGTCCACCACCTTGCCAACCGTGCTCCTCGGCGGAGACCCGGACAGCAGCCAGGACGAGGTCTTCGCCAGCTGGCAGGACGCCCTCGCGCTGCCGGGCGTCCAGGGCCTCACCGTCGGCCGGACCCTGCTCTACCCGCAAGACGGCGACGTCGCGGGAGCCGTGGCAACTGCCGCCTCGCTCCTGCACCACACCGAATCCACCCGCACCGAATCCACCCGCGCCGCAGAAGTATCGGAGTAA
- the iolC gene encoding 5-dehydro-2-deoxygluconokinase: protein MTHELLTIGRISVDIYPNDIGVDLEDVTSFGKYLGGSPSNVAVAVARHGRRTAVISRTGDDAFGRYLHRELRKFKVDDSYVTAVKEWPTAVTFCAIKPPEDFPLYFYGRFPTAPDLQIKAEELDLNAIRDAGIFWSTVTGLCQEPSRTAHIKAHEARSRTGLKPGQYTILDLDYRPMFWASEADAREQVAKILPHVTVAIGNDKECAVAVGEGTPDEQADRLLAAGVEIAVVKLGPEGVMAKTRTERVVSAPVPVETVNGLGAGDSFGGAFCHGMLSGWPLAQVLDFANAAGALVASRLSCADAMPTPEEVTGLLAERGRLVPGTYATEGATL from the coding sequence GTGACCCACGAACTGCTCACGATCGGGCGCATCAGCGTTGATATCTACCCGAACGACATCGGGGTGGATCTGGAGGATGTCACGTCCTTCGGAAAGTACCTTGGCGGATCTCCGTCCAACGTGGCGGTTGCCGTCGCCCGGCACGGCCGCCGCACCGCCGTCATCAGCCGCACCGGCGACGACGCCTTCGGCAGATACCTGCACCGCGAACTGCGCAAGTTCAAGGTGGACGATTCCTATGTCACCGCCGTCAAGGAATGGCCCACCGCGGTCACGTTCTGCGCGATCAAGCCGCCGGAGGACTTCCCGCTCTACTTCTACGGACGGTTCCCCACCGCCCCGGACCTGCAGATCAAGGCCGAGGAGCTGGACCTGAACGCCATCAGGGACGCCGGAATCTTCTGGTCCACGGTCACCGGCCTTTGCCAGGAACCCAGCCGGACCGCCCATATCAAGGCGCATGAGGCGCGGTCCCGCACAGGACTGAAGCCCGGCCAGTACACCATCCTGGACCTGGACTACCGGCCGATGTTCTGGGCCTCCGAAGCCGATGCCCGGGAACAGGTCGCCAAAATCCTCCCGCACGTCACCGTCGCGATCGGCAACGACAAGGAATGCGCCGTCGCCGTCGGCGAAGGCACCCCGGACGAGCAGGCCGACCGCCTGCTCGCGGCCGGCGTCGAGATCGCCGTCGTGAAACTCGGACCGGAAGGCGTCATGGCCAAGACCCGTACCGAACGCGTCGTCTCCGCCCCCGTGCCGGTGGAAACCGTCAACGGCCTGGGCGCCGGCGACTCCTTCGGCGGAGCCTTCTGCCACGGGATGCTCTCCGGCTGGCCGCTCGCCCAGGTCCTCGACTTCGCCAACGCCGCCGGCGCCCTCGTTGCGTCCCGGCTGTCCTGCGCCGACGCGATGCCGACGCCGGAGGAAGTCACCGGCCTGCTCGCCGAACGCGGCCGCCTTGTGCCGGGCACCTACGCCACCGAAGGAGCAACCCTGTGA
- a CDS encoding sugar phosphate isomerase/epimerase family protein: protein MTENKLIIGTAPDSWGVWFADDPKQTPWERFLDEVAESGYKWIELGPYAYLPTDPARLAEELKQRDLKISAGTVFTAFHRGLDQWESAWEPARKVAGLTAAMGGEHVVVIPAMWRDDVTGEAVESGVLTEKAWSDLFAGHNRLGKTLLEDFGLKQQFHSHADSHVGAQADIETLLASTDPKYLNLCLDTGHAEYCGASSLDLIKNYPDRIGYLHLKQINPDILKKVNEENMTWAAANLAGVMTEPPNGLPDLRAVIDAVEALNRPIFGIVEQDMYPVAFDVPMPIAKRTRNYLLSCGSRSAVN from the coding sequence ATGACTGAGAACAAGCTGATCATCGGCACCGCGCCGGACTCCTGGGGTGTCTGGTTCGCGGATGACCCGAAGCAGACCCCGTGGGAACGCTTCCTCGACGAGGTCGCCGAATCCGGCTACAAGTGGATCGAACTCGGCCCCTACGCCTACCTCCCGACCGACCCGGCACGCCTCGCCGAAGAACTCAAGCAGCGCGACCTCAAGATCAGCGCCGGCACCGTGTTCACCGCGTTCCACCGGGGCCTGGACCAGTGGGAATCCGCGTGGGAGCCGGCCCGCAAGGTCGCCGGACTCACCGCCGCCATGGGCGGGGAACACGTGGTGGTCATCCCGGCCATGTGGCGCGACGACGTCACCGGCGAAGCCGTGGAAAGCGGGGTGCTCACGGAAAAGGCCTGGAGCGATCTCTTCGCCGGCCACAACCGCCTGGGCAAGACCCTGCTGGAGGACTTCGGCCTGAAGCAGCAGTTCCACTCCCATGCTGACTCCCATGTCGGCGCGCAGGCGGACATTGAGACCCTGCTCGCCTCCACCGACCCGAAGTACCTGAACCTGTGCCTGGACACCGGCCACGCCGAATACTGTGGGGCCTCCAGCCTCGACCTGATCAAGAACTACCCCGACCGGATCGGCTACCTGCACCTCAAGCAGATCAACCCGGACATCCTCAAAAAGGTCAACGAGGAGAACATGACGTGGGCCGCGGCCAACCTGGCCGGCGTCATGACCGAACCGCCGAACGGGCTCCCGGACCTGCGCGCCGTCATCGACGCCGTCGAGGCGCTGAACCGGCCGATCTTTGGCATTGTGGAACAGGACATGTACCCCGTGGCCTTCGATGTGCCCATGCCGATCGCCAAGCGCACCCGCAACTACCTGCTCTCCTGCGGCTCCCGTTCCGCTGTCAACTAG
- a CDS encoding Gfo/Idh/MocA family protein, which produces MTRTLRVAVIGAGRMGADHIQRLNTRIHGAEVAAVVDVDLARAQAAIEGIPGAVALADADEALNNGDVNAVLIATPGFLHEDILLKAIAKDIPILCEKPLTPDAESAWKIVQAEEKLGHQRIQVGFMRRFDAEYAALGKIIRDSELGELLMLHHQHRNPTTPAGFTNEMLINDSVVHEFDAIRYFTGEEITSVQVRLGKATRNAPAGQHDPQHVLIETESGVLADVEIYVNAKFGYEVATQASFEDGIVSIGGDQGPYTRSNGRWGGNVTPGFEERFGAAYDVEIQSWVDAALRGEIGGPTAWDGYATAACCEAGVEAQKNGEKVAVKLNPKPALYR; this is translated from the coding sequence ATGACCAGAACCCTCCGCGTAGCTGTCATTGGCGCCGGCCGTATGGGCGCAGACCACATCCAGCGGCTCAACACCCGCATCCACGGCGCGGAAGTCGCCGCCGTCGTCGACGTCGACCTCGCTCGCGCCCAGGCCGCCATCGAAGGCATCCCCGGCGCCGTCGCCCTGGCCGACGCCGACGAAGCCCTCAACAACGGCGACGTCAACGCCGTGCTGATCGCCACCCCGGGCTTCCTGCATGAGGACATCCTGCTCAAGGCGATCGCCAAGGACATCCCGATCCTCTGCGAGAAGCCGCTCACCCCGGATGCCGAGTCCGCCTGGAAGATCGTCCAGGCCGAGGAAAAGCTGGGCCACCAGCGCATCCAGGTCGGCTTCATGCGCCGCTTCGACGCCGAATACGCCGCCCTCGGCAAGATCATCCGCGACTCCGAACTCGGCGAACTGCTCATGCTGCACCACCAGCACCGCAACCCCACCACCCCCGCGGGCTTCACCAACGAGATGCTGATCAACGACTCCGTGGTCCACGAATTCGACGCGATCCGCTACTTCACCGGCGAGGAAATCACGTCCGTCCAGGTCCGTCTCGGCAAGGCCACCCGGAACGCCCCGGCCGGCCAGCACGACCCGCAGCACGTCCTGATCGAGACCGAGTCCGGTGTCCTGGCCGACGTCGAGATCTACGTCAACGCCAAGTTCGGCTACGAGGTGGCCACCCAGGCGTCCTTCGAGGACGGCATTGTCAGCATCGGCGGTGACCAGGGCCCCTATACCCGCAGCAACGGCCGCTGGGGCGGCAACGTCACCCCCGGCTTCGAGGAGCGTTTCGGTGCCGCGTACGACGTCGAAATCCAGTCCTGGGTGGACGCCGCCCTGCGCGGCGAAATAGGCGGCCCGACCGCCTGGGACGGGTACGCCACCGCCGCCTGCTGCGAGGCCGGCGTCGAGGCGCAGAAGAACGGCGAAAAGGTCGCTGTGAAACTGAACCCCAAGCCCGCACTGTACCGCTAA
- a CDS encoding tautomerase family protein, whose amino-acid sequence MPLVRIDVNQGRTPEQLRALSQGIHGAIVGEYGIPERDYFHVLTEHPAGQIVAQDAGLGFERTPDVVMIQIFTQAGRSQEAKQSLFAAIAARLAAEGVAGEDVFIGYVENTAGDWSFGFGRAQYVTGELGVPGK is encoded by the coding sequence GTGCCTCTCGTGCGAATCGACGTCAATCAGGGCCGGACCCCGGAGCAGCTCCGCGCGCTCAGCCAGGGAATCCACGGCGCCATCGTGGGTGAATACGGCATTCCGGAGCGGGACTACTTCCATGTCCTGACCGAACATCCCGCGGGGCAGATCGTCGCCCAGGACGCCGGCCTCGGCTTCGAGCGGACGCCGGATGTCGTGATGATCCAGATCTTCACCCAGGCCGGGCGCAGCCAGGAGGCCAAGCAGTCCCTGTTTGCCGCCATCGCGGCAAGGCTGGCTGCCGAAGGGGTCGCCGGCGAGGACGTCTTTATCGGCTACGTCGAGAACACTGCGGGGGACTGGTCGTTCGGTTTTGGCCGGGCGCAGTATGTCACCGGCGAACTCGGCGTCCCCGGCAAGTAG
- a CDS encoding sugar phosphate isomerase/epimerase family protein produces MKIALDPTPFHHSHSLLEFPRVVADLGYKYMQMTPHADFIPFFNHPKADDELVGQLNKACRDAGIEIASVLPVLRWSGPDEDAREAAVRYWKRAIQIAVDLGVHTMNTEFSGRPEKAEESERAFYRSMEELLPIIEREGIDLLIDPHPDDFVEEGLAAIRVIRGLNSKNVGLVYVASHSFHMQNAPLDIMRAAGDKLRLVHVADTMDHHASHGLRYITNPPGNPVRVHQHLKIGDGDVNWDEFFGGLKEIGFLDREDTVMVSSVFAEDDNATEVSRYQLETMKQQIQKVSV; encoded by the coding sequence GTGAAAATCGCCCTTGATCCCACGCCGTTCCACCACTCGCACAGCCTGCTCGAATTTCCCCGCGTGGTGGCTGACCTCGGCTACAAGTACATGCAGATGACCCCGCACGCCGATTTCATCCCGTTCTTCAACCACCCGAAGGCTGATGACGAGCTGGTGGGCCAGCTGAACAAGGCCTGCAGGGACGCGGGGATTGAAATAGCCTCCGTCCTGCCGGTGCTGCGCTGGTCCGGCCCGGATGAGGATGCCCGCGAGGCTGCTGTCCGGTACTGGAAGCGTGCCATCCAGATTGCCGTGGACCTTGGCGTCCACACCATGAACACCGAATTCAGCGGCCGCCCGGAGAAAGCCGAGGAATCCGAGCGCGCGTTCTACCGCTCCATGGAGGAACTGCTCCCCATCATCGAGCGGGAGGGCATCGACCTGCTGATCGACCCGCATCCGGACGACTTCGTCGAGGAGGGCCTGGCCGCGATCCGGGTGATCCGCGGACTCAACTCCAAGAACGTCGGCCTCGTCTACGTCGCCTCGCACAGCTTCCACATGCAGAACGCCCCGCTGGACATCATGCGCGCGGCGGGGGACAAGCTTCGCCTGGTCCACGTCGCCGACACCATGGACCACCACGCCTCGCACGGTCTGCGCTACATCACCAACCCGCCCGGAAACCCTGTCCGGGTGCACCAGCACCTGAAGATCGGCGACGGCGACGTGAACTGGGACGAGTTCTTCGGCGGCCTGAAGGAAATCGGCTTCCTCGACCGCGAGGACACCGTGATGGTCTCCAGCGTCTTCGCCGAGGACGACAACGCCACGGAGGTTTCCCGCTACCAGCTGGAGACCATGAAACAGCAGATCCAGAAGGTGAGCGTATGA
- a CDS encoding sugar porter family MFS transporter translates to MTSTATAQQRKAPGNHKRALRTATIISTFGGLLFGYDTGVINGALPYMQEDLGLTPLTEGLVTSSLLFGAALGALFGGRLADRNGRRKMIMVLAVIFLIGTLACTFAPNTEVMILARFVLGLAVGGASVTVPVYLAEVSPSARRGRIVTQNELMIVTGQLLAFIFNAYLGNTFGESGGIWRWMLVIATLPAIALWIGMNFMPESPRWLASMGSFGETLSVLQRIRSQSEARAEFEEVKAMAVEDYKSKMGSWKDLGVPWLRRIFVVGVGLAVIQQITGVNSIMYYGTQILAQSGFGREAALTANIANGVISVVATFMGIWLLGKVGRRRMLITGQLGTTAALLLIGFFSLVLPEGTTRGFVILALTVTFLAFQQGAISPVTWLMLSEIFPLKIRGLGMGASAFVLWTVNFLVGFGFPQLLAAIGLSNTFFVFAVLGVGAIAFAAKFIPETKDKSLEDLEHHFKQLAAK, encoded by the coding sequence ATGACGTCGACGGCAACCGCCCAACAGCGGAAGGCGCCCGGAAACCACAAGCGGGCGCTGCGCACTGCGACCATCATCTCCACTTTCGGCGGGTTGCTTTTCGGCTACGACACCGGCGTCATCAACGGCGCCCTGCCCTACATGCAGGAGGACCTGGGCCTCACGCCGTTGACCGAAGGGCTCGTGACTTCCTCGCTGCTCTTCGGCGCCGCCTTGGGCGCCCTGTTCGGCGGGCGCCTCGCTGACCGCAACGGACGACGCAAAATGATCATGGTGCTAGCCGTCATCTTCCTGATCGGCACCCTGGCCTGCACCTTCGCCCCGAACACCGAGGTGATGATCCTGGCCCGCTTTGTCCTCGGCCTCGCCGTCGGCGGCGCCTCCGTCACCGTCCCGGTGTACCTCGCCGAAGTCTCGCCGAGCGCCCGGCGCGGACGGATCGTCACCCAGAACGAGCTGATGATCGTTACCGGCCAGCTGCTGGCCTTCATCTTCAACGCTTACCTTGGCAACACCTTCGGCGAATCCGGCGGGATCTGGCGGTGGATGCTCGTGATCGCCACGCTGCCCGCGATCGCGCTTTGGATCGGCATGAATTTTATGCCCGAAAGCCCCCGCTGGCTGGCCTCGATGGGCAGCTTCGGCGAAACCCTCAGCGTGCTGCAACGGATCCGCTCCCAGTCGGAGGCCCGGGCCGAGTTCGAGGAAGTCAAGGCGATGGCCGTGGAGGACTACAAGTCCAAGATGGGTTCCTGGAAGGACCTCGGCGTCCCCTGGCTACGCCGCATCTTCGTAGTGGGTGTCGGCCTCGCTGTCATCCAGCAGATCACCGGCGTGAACTCGATCATGTACTACGGCACCCAGATCCTCGCCCAGTCGGGCTTCGGCAGGGAGGCCGCGTTGACGGCGAACATCGCCAACGGCGTCATCTCCGTCGTGGCCACGTTTATGGGGATCTGGCTGCTGGGCAAGGTAGGCAGGCGCAGGATGCTCATCACCGGCCAGCTCGGCACAACCGCGGCGCTGCTCCTGATCGGGTTCTTCTCGCTGGTCCTGCCCGAAGGCACCACCCGCGGCTTCGTGATCCTCGCTTTGACGGTGACGTTCCTGGCGTTCCAGCAGGGCGCGATATCCCCGGTCACCTGGCTGATGCTGTCCGAGATCTTTCCGCTGAAGATCCGCGGCCTGGGCATGGGCGCCTCGGCCTTCGTGCTGTGGACGGTGAACTTCCTGGTGGGTTTCGGCTTCCCGCAGCTCCTTGCCGCCATCGGGCTCTCCAACACCTTCTTCGTCTTTGCCGTGCTGGGCGTCGGTGCCATCGCGTTCGCCGCGAAGTTCATTCCGGAAACCAAGGACAAGAGCCTGGAAGACCTCGAGCACCACTTCAAACAACTGGCCGCCAAGTAA